In one Gopherus evgoodei ecotype Sinaloan lineage chromosome 1, rGopEvg1_v1.p, whole genome shotgun sequence genomic region, the following are encoded:
- the LOC115635407 gene encoding claw keratin-like: protein MTLSSLCYPECGVARPSPVTGTCNEPCVRQCPDSEVVIRPSPVVVTLPGPILSTFPQHSGVGAVGAPLVGAGLGGSFINGGLYGNGGLYGGLYGLGGYGGYGGLYGLGGYGGYGSRSGYGGLCGYGGLGGYLGGYGYGGLWGSGVSCHRYLRGNCGPC from the coding sequence ATGACTCTCTCCAGCCTGTGCTATCCAGAATGCGGGGTGGCCCGACCAAGTCCAGTTACTGGCACCTGCAACGAGCCATGCGttaggcagtgccctgactctGAAGTGGTGATCAGACCCTCACCGGTTGTTGTGACCCTCCCTGGACCAATTCTCAGCACTTTCCCTCAGCACAGTGGAGTCGGAGCTGTTGGAGCACCTCTGGTCGGAGCTGGTTTGGGGGGCTCATTCATTAATGGGGGATTGTATGGCAATGGAGGCCTTTACGGAGGATTGTACGGTTTAGGTGGATATGGTGGTTACGGAGGATTGTACGGTTTAGGTGGATATGGTGGTTACGGCAGCCGTTCTGGTTATGGGGGATTATGTGGCTATGGGGGATTAGGCGGTTACCTGGGTGGTTATGGTTATGGGGGATTATGGGGTTCCGGGGTATCTTGCCATAGGTACCTCCGTGGAAACTGTGGGCCATGCTAA